The nucleotide window ccctccttctACATTTTATCTAACACTGTAGAATGTCTGAGGACAAGGGACCCGGCAAAGTGTGATCCCACCATGCCATGTTGATTGGAAATGCCAGAATGAGACTTGCATGCATGAAACACTTATTGTCACAAGtcgaagaaagaagggagaggacaGAACGGTCCCTTTCACTGAAAGTGAAAAATGCTGGATGTCTCAATGTGTTTGTTAACTGCACAGACCCAAACCAGCAGGCTGAGGACCAGAGGGAGTGTGTAAACTAAGGGGAGCTGGTCTCCTCTCCAACCTGGTTCCTTGCTCAGGGGATGCCAACATCACAGCCCTTCTGGGTAATGCTAGAAATTTCTGGCACAGTGTTCTCAGACCTATGAGTGGCCCAGGTACATTACCAGTCAAGAAAAAATTGttcatatttgttttctcaaaacaaatattcaCTTATTAGGGTTCAAATCTCTAAGGGCAGTTCTGAGAAATTAACGTTGTTCTTCAGAGAAGTATTCTAGATATGAACCCATGGCTTCTTCTATTATCATCACATCCAATTTATTGaaagactgcattttttttttaaattttttaaatgtttatttttttttgagcgagagagagacagagcacgagcaggggaggggcacagagagagagggagacacagaatctgaagcaggctccaggctctgagctatcagcacatagcctgatgcgggacttgaactcatggactgagaagatcatgacctgagccgaagctgaatgcttaactgactgagccacccgggcgccccaaaagactgacttttttttttttaatgtttatttttgacagagacagacagagtgcaagtgggggaggggcagagagagagggagacacagaatctgaagcatctccaggatccgagctgtcagcacagagcccactgtcagcacagagccagatgcggggctcaaactcatgaactgtgagagcatgacttgagctgaagttagacactcgactgactgagccacccaggtgccccaaaagactgCATTTCTAATGACCGGTTAGCCACCTTGTCTTGAATCCCAGGCTTCAGAAGCTCTCATGTTGGGGGCCAGGGTAGGGCTACACACACACGCTAACTCATTTCCCCAGCAGGTGGCTCCCTTGACAAGTAGTTAACGTCCACCTAGGTGCAGAGATGTGCTGTGGCCATTCCCTCATGTTTCCAACATGCCTAGTTCAGTTTTGAGGACCCTCTGTTGACAGACTCCAAGTGTGGGGGGGTGAGGAGGATGGTAACTAGTCACTACTGGGGAATTAACACAGCGGCTGCGCCAATCTGGCACCTGAAATTCAAGTCAAGGTCTAGCTTGTGAAGCCAGCTGCAAGCTGCAACTGCGAGAGGTCAGACCCAGCTGGGCAGCTCTGTGCTCGGGCTCAGAGCAGAGCTCTTCCTGGCTCCCAGAGCTCCTGCCCCGAACCTGGGCACGACCCCACCccggccctgccccagcctcgTCTCCCTGTGTGGTCGGGTTCCACTCACCTCTGATTGTGCTTTCGCTTCCTGAATGAGAGCCGGGACCGTCGATCTTGACCCCACTGATGATAAAACAGACTGTAATCTTTGCTGGTCTCCTGCTGAGACTAGAAGTTGATCcaaactaatataaaaatatgaaagaaaaaggcaattttctCCTTTCATAAGGTTGTATTTACAATGCTCTTTCTACCAAGTTGCAGGTGTTTTCTGATTTTCatgctctcttttgtttttaaaaataatttttttaatgtctgtttttttctcGAGAGCGCACTGTGAaggatggacagagagagcaaggagtcacagactctgaagcaggctccaggctctgagctgtcagcacagaacccgatgtgggggtcgaactcatgaactgtgagatcatgacctgagccgaagtcggagacgctcaactgaccgagccacccaggtgccccttttggtCATAAGAACTCTCAATACAAACTGCTTGAAGAATCCTGAGTGCTGGGCAGGAATGTCATTCACAGGAATTACTGTGGCTTCTGGGATCCATCACCTCAGGATGTTAGGGAACCAGTGCTGGAGCTCCGCAGAACATTTCTGACAGtttgaaatatattctttaaaatgttaggAATTTTCTGCTTAACTCGGGTCAGCTTTGAAGGCCCAGACTGTTGTCCCCTGAGGTGCAGCCCTCCCTGTCCACTCTCATCTCTCTGATGGCGCTCTTGCCAAAAGTGCCATGTCCCATCAAGACTGCCCTGCAGAGCGACATTCTGGAAACCCTTTCTCTGCAGGCATGGTCTTTTTCCAGTAGTGATATTAAAAAGCAAAGGGggctaaatgcaatgtggtatccTGACAGAGAAAAACGACGTTAGTGAAATGTGTTCCGTGAAATGTGAATTAAGTCTGTGGTTAACTGTGTTCTTCTAGTGTTAAATTTCTGACTTTTGACAACTGGACCAGGATTGCAGAAGATGTTCCCATTAGGAAGAGCTGGGTGGGGAGCTTGGGTGCCAGTCTTTGCACCTTTTCCAAAAATTGAAAACtagttcataatttttaaaaaagtttatttgaggggcgcctgggtggctcaatcagttaagcatccaacttcggctcaggtcaggatctcacagctcgtgggttcaagccctgcatcaggctctgtgctgatagctcagagcctggagcctggagtctgctttgaattctttgtcttcctctctctaaccTTCCCCTtcctgtactctgtctctctctctctttcaaaaataaatagtaaacattaaaaaaagtttttatacagtttatttgaataaaaggagagaggcagatacTTACTTAACTGACCAGCCTTTTCCAGAAGGCAGATCCCAGGTGGTTTCACCCACATGATGGGCTGAACTGGGTGCCCCAGGCTCACTGGCTTTAGGGCTGCTTCCTCCTGGACAGGCTCTGTCCCCCCGCTTCATGGGGCATGAAAGGGCAGTGGACCCATTGAGGCCTCCCGCGGGAGAGCCAAGCGACCTCCTGGGGGTGATTTCCAGCTCGGTTTTGAAGAGTACGGCTGTCGGTCCCACTGAGAAGTCCTCACTGCAGAGCTTGTCAAGGTCAGGCATGCTCAAGGCCCTCAGTTCCTGGAGCTTAGAGCGGGATAAGGGAGAGGGCTGGGTGTGGCGCACCGAGGACTTGTTCCTTTTGACGGGAGAGGCTGGGGTCATGGTTGGGGTGGGAATTCCAGAAGGACTAAGTGATTTCTTTGGGTCTGAGTCAGGGCCCTTGTTACTGGCCTCCGCTGGATTCTGCTGGGAGACTGTCAATGCTGTGCTGGAGGGGGACTTGGTCATCTGGGGGATCAGGGTGCTGGCTTCACTTTGGCTTTCGCTGCAGGAACTCAGGCTGCGTCTCAGTGACCTTGCTGCTGGGTCACTGGGGTGGCTGAGGCTCCCGGAAGCAATGCTGCCAGATGACCGTCTCCCAATGGGAGGCTTGGAGCTCGCTGACAAAAAAGGAGACACCCCAGACCTGGCCACCAGCCGGTCAGAATGGGCTAGGTTCTCAAAAGACTTGATCCTCTGCTTCACAGAGAAAAATGAGGTAGATTCGTAGTTCTGCTCAGAGTAGTAATGTCTTCTAGTGACTTTGATTTTGTCCATGACTAGGCAGCTCGTCTCTCGCACTGAAAGAACATCCCCTTCGTCTGTTGTTGGAAGGTTCCTCGATGTCTCCAGGAGGGGCCTGACGCTGTACACGCCCTGTCCGTTAGCCAGGCCAAGACCACCACCTCTGGCTGCCTTGGCCTCGAGGAGCCCCCCACTTGTTGCAGGGATCTGGCTGTCCCGGTGAGAGCGACTTGGGCTGTGTAGAGCATGCCCTTCCCGTCCAAAATGGCTTGAAAACTGGGCCGGCATGGAGTAGGTCCTGGTCGCTGGCCTTGGTGTGAAACATGGATGGTCATCTGGCACTGGGCCCGCTGACGTGCCGTTCTTGGTCATCCCGAGGGAGCCTGACACCTGACTTGACTTCCCCTGCGAGGAATCCACCTTTCTAGTAGGCAgttgtggggaggaggaggaggaagccagtTTTGCCACACTGAAAGATCGCTGGGTTTCCTGCTCTACCTGGGACGCACGAGATGTGAGTGACGGCGGATGACTTGAGGACGTCTCCTCTGACTGGTGACAGAACCCGATCTCACTCTTCTCCTGACAGTTGCTCTGGGCCAAGAACCCTCTTAATCTGTCACTTTCAGCTAGCTTGTCACCACATGCATTCTTGGGCGTTCTTTCAGAAGAAATTTCAACTATTTTCAGCTGGTTTGTTCTTTCTAGGGGATCACCAGTAATTATTCTGCCTCCTTTGTCATCAGTCACCCCCGATTGGGCTACTTCTGGTGCCGAATCCATTCTGCTGGCCGTGCGCCGCTCCCTCTGCCCAGGAGGTGGGGCCTCCTGTCCGTTTGTGGCTGTGGATGCGCTGTTCCCTGAGGCCACAGGGGGAGCCCTGGTCTCTGGCCCACACTTAGGAGATCTGGGGGCCACTGGGCAGCCTCTGTTGGGTTCTGAGTGGAAAGCCACGTAGGATCTACCGCATGCACCCTGCTCAGGGAGAGTCCTGGGGGAGGCGTGGGGCGAAATGAACGCTGTGATGCCCGTTTCCGAAACTGATGGCTTCAGTGACCCCGGGGCAGCAGGTGGCCTGCTCTCCAGTGCGCACTGGGGGGACCTGGGGGCGGCCGTGGCATTTTTGTCAAGCTCCTCGTGGTCTATGTGGAACTGGTTAGATGCTCCCTTCAAAAGCATTTTGTGGGAGGTCTGGGGTGAAATGAGGGGTTTCCTGGGGTCTGTCCCACCAGCCTTGGCAACGTGAGCTGCAGGGGCCTCGGAACtggctttgcttttgcttttgatgCTGAGTCTCTTCAGCTTAGGACCAGATTTGGGTTTCTGACAGTTACTTAAGAGTGTTTCCACTGAACTTTTTTTAGGTGAGTCTTTATTTTCCAGATTCACTTTCAGCTGGGGGGAGCTATTAGGCACAGCAATCCCCTTTCTGGAATTCTGGCTGGAACTCAACACCTGACTTTTGGAGTCAGGGCTTCTGCTGGGCGCCATGGGTTGCTCCTTTTCAGTTTTGCCCTGTGAATGTGTCccttggttatttttatttatttctttaaaccagGCCATGATGGGCCTCCTGGAAACCATTTTTGGTTTCTGTAGCAACTCATCCAGCTCGTGACTTTCGGAGATATGTAGATTTGTCAAAACAGACTCTCCATTCTTAGGGACATGCACGCTACAGGGGGACTGATTTTCAGTTGCATTGAcatttgtctcttgttttttatttggggTCTCGACACCCAGCAAGTCATGTTCTAAACCATCTACCGTGTTCAGACTGCCGAGAGCGACCGGAGGGTTGTGGAAATGCGTGGCGGCTTCAGGAGGCTGCCTGTTCCCCACAGATGAGCTAGTACTGgtggcctccatggtttcttcTTCACACGAGGGTCTGGGGTTCTGTAAAATCCTTACATCTGCATGAAGTTCATGCTCCTGAGAGCTTATATCCGAGAGAGGAAATGGCTGGGAAGAGTTTGGAATTGAAGGGCATGAGTTTCCTGGCACAAAGGATGCTCTCTCACGTGGATTTCCCACCACTTGACTCAGAGCACTGTGCTTTAAGGGCAGAACTTTGGCCAACACAGGGCAGGGTGCGGCCTGGGCAGGTGCGTGAGCAGTAGTTGAAGGTGGATTGGGGGAACCATTTGTAGAACAAATTTCAATTTGCTCCTCCTCAGACTCTGTAGTGTCTTCCCTGTGAGAAGATCTGCGGGAATGAGGGGGTGACCAGTTGTTCCTGGTGGAAGCTCGTGGGGCTTCGGCGAGCGATTCAGGGTCAGAAGATGAGTCCTCGGCATCACCATACATGGATGAGAGagatggctctgtgctgtcacccaGGCCCGACAGGGACATGCTGTCTTCGTGAAAACTGCTAAAATTTCTAGAGTAGTTGCTCAAAAAGTTTTTGTTCACAGTAAAATGTTTGTCAGGATTAATGGAATCCAAAACTGAAGGCTGGGAGGCCCACTGTGGGAGAGGGGGCTGGCCAGCAGCCCAGGCCCTCCTTAGGGTGGGGGTCTGGTTCCCCACGACTGGCTCAGCATGGTGGGAACTTCCACTTCCAGTGCCTGCTGGAGGTTGACCCTGAGAACGTCCCACTTGACTCAACCGGTCCCCTTTCTGAGGAGACTGAAGTCTTGGTTCAGAAGCATCCAGCTCCTTGATGAGTGTGTCGATGTCAGTCACAGGACTGCCCCCGCTTTCCCTGGGGCAGCAATGCCCGGAGACACCCCCACACGCCCCTGCAGCCCGGTCAGCGGGTGAcggcagggaggggctggcctgCGGGGCCCtctcagacacagaatctgttcCCTTGGGCAGGGAAGAGCCTGGGGAGTTTGCAGGCACGAGGACGCCTGTTGCTTGAAGAGCCTTGCCGTGGTGACCGggacttctctgtctctcctcctgggACACGAGGTCTGGGGACAGGACGCCACTAGCTGCAGACGCTGCCTCTGCCTCAGGTCCCGCGCCCCTGTGGGCAGCTGCCTTCCTGGGCAAGTTGGCTTCTGGGGCTGCCGGAAGGTTGCCGAAGTCACGAGGAGCCGCTGCCATCTTCTCTGGGGAGGCGCTGCTCTTCTGGGCGAGACTCACATGACATCTGTCCTCAGACTCAGGCACCCCGGGTGACACTGGCTCTCCACGGTCCTCAGGCCGCCTTGCTGGCCCCGTGTCCATGGAGGTCTTGCTGGGCTCAGGGTGAGCTGCCCCCTTCTGCTCTGGGGTAGGGATGAGGTCTGGGGGGCTATCCAGTCCTGTGTGGAGATaagggggggaagcagggagagagaggggaaaatgtgagaaaaactctcaattgaaaaaaaaaaggaaaatgaaacactctcaaatttttggtcttttttcagAAAGACATCCCACAGCCTAAATGTAGGCCTACTTGTCGTTCTGTTTTTGCCTCTGAAATTACAGAGCGCTCACATCTAACAAATACCACTCTGCTCTAGACGTTCCGAAATAACTCAGACTGGCTGGCAGAATAAccctttgtttctgccttttctctctttttggttatttttaaggaTGGGGACCCCAGAAGCCCTTCCCCTGGGTTTCTTTACACCGTCTGCTCTGATGGCAATGGCCTCAGGGGTCAGGCTGTTCTGTTGGATCCCTTGGCTTTGTGTTCATCTGCAGAGGCTTCGGGTCTCTGGTTTAGCTCTAGGTCATGGGTTTGGCCTTATGGTGGGAGTAGTGTGCTGTAGAGTCTAAAACAGTCAAGTGACGACCTCTGGGGACTTACTGCTCAGCgcaggacaggagggaggaggctAATTTGGGAAGAAACACAGGACACCACAGAAGGAGGCAAGTCCGCACTGTACCTTGGTTGTGTCTTGACCGCGTTGAGAGGATTGGGAGAGCTGGAAGGCCACATAATCTGGGAAGCTCTGACAgaaggggtagggggtggggggggggcggggtgggagttCTGCGGGGAGAGTCGGGCCACACAGTGATCGGGAGGAAGgcgaagaagaaaatggaatgaaagcAGAGAAGAGAGTGCATGAAACCTCAGAGGTGCAGGGAAAGGCAATGCGTGCCGGCGACAGTGGGAAATGAAGTCCTTTCATGAGACGGGCTCTGGAGGGGCCTCCTCATGAGGCCCCCACACACTCGGGCTAATCTGTTCACCTCTGGCACATGGCATCTTATAATCGGGAGAAAGGACATAATAAGAACATTAGATTTGCTATTTTCTTGGGAACTATGGGTTGCTGGGAAACAGTCACAATCAAAGCACCTGCTTTGAGAAGATGGTCTCCCCAAACGTTATATTCACTCCACATCTCCCatacaaatcatttttttaattttttaattaatgttttaattttttacttaaaaattaaaaaaaatttaaatacttttgagagagagaggagagagacagagtgtgaacaggggaggggcagagagagagggagacacagaatctgaagcaggctccaggctctgagctgtcagcacagagcccagtgtgggactcgaacccacgaaccgggagattatgacctgagccaaagttgggcagttaattgactgagccacgcaggcgccccttccaCACAAATCATCTTAATTGCATATTCCTTTTCCCTCCTGAAGTTCCTATGTCAACAATTAAGAACTAGTTATTAGGACTTAGTACTGTGCTAAGAGTTTTTCATGCACTTAATTTTCCTCCCAAGACTGTGAGGTAGGTCCTGTCACCATCTACTTGGGAAcaggagggaactgaggcacagagcggtTAAGCAATGGATCCAGGGCCAGAGTTTATAGCCAGGGTCACCCGGGAAGGTGGCTCCACACCCCACCCTGTTATCTATAAACCCCAACTGCATGGCCTCTGTGTAGACAGCACTTGGCAACAGCAAGGTCGGCCTATCAAGACATGCGTGGAGAGCATACACAACCTCCCCAGACCCCGTGGAAGGGGAGGGATGTGCCAAGATTCGAATCCACGGGCTCATGtccttctctgctctgccttTTTGAACTCCCTTCAGAATGACTTTCCTGCTTCTGCTGGTACCAACTCGGGGAAAAGTCACAATGAGACAAAAGGAAGGGATTTAACAGTCGTTCTTCAGTTTCAGATGCATTTGCTGAACAAACCTTAAGTTTTTGTTAGCAATTTGACTTTATTGCAAAGCGTGTAACTTAAAAGTGTTTTGGGGGAGATTAAATGACGTAGAGGCAGTCCTTGATGTCACGTTTCAAAGTAATCCTTCACTTGTAAACCTCCCCAAATGTCCAATAATGGGCAGAATGTTGCCTCAGTTATGGCACAAAATGGGGAGGGAGGCCCAGCAGCCTTACAAACGATGTTGCAGGCACAGGAGGACGCGGAAGACATCGGTGCAGTGTCCGAGCTAGAGCGGGGCCACAGGTGTGTTTAGGACGGCCCACCAGGGCCAGCGTCAGCCGTGCAGGCCAGGAGTGTCTTGTGACCTCAGCACACGGCTCAAATATTACATTCTGTGGATGTGTGAGGGAAAAGATAGTTCTCGGTGCATCTGATCTCATGTAAGCAGAGTGCTGAGATTCTGAAGGGCAGGAACCCCTCTGTGTCATCTCATGACTTATTCACTAAGGTTCACATCACAAAATAGGTAAAGAGTGTCAACTGACTGAAAATGGATGCACTTGATGTGGAACTAAAACTAGGAGTTTAGGCACAATGATTTAGTAAAGTTGTTAAATGCAGGAGCTTTTAAATATCATTCACCTGTgtaaaagccccccccccccaagctgccccccccccccccccgcccgccccgcttCCCCAAATTCTCCACGTGTAACATTTGTATAAGGGTAACTTCTGCCTTCCCATCTTGAAGCTTAACCAGCACCAAAATAACCTTACCTGTCCTTGGTTGCTCTGGTGCAGATTCCGGCAGGTTCTCTGTGCGGTGGCCAGCATCTGGGTGACATGGGGCACTGGCTGGCCCCCAGTTGGAAGGGACACGTCCATCCTCGATGGTTAGCTTCCCCAGAGATTCCTGGCACAATGACAACCACAAGTCACTATTGTCAGTTTTCAGGTTTTCTGCACCCTAAGACCTCACACACAGAGAAGAGCTGGTTTGGGGAATTTCAGAGAACCCCGGATGAGGAGCCATGAGATCCAGATTCTGGGTGTCAGATCCACTAGAAATTATATGGACTTGTCATTcttcctaagcctcagttttcctaacTTTGGAATGTGGGTGATCAGGGAATTGCAGATCAGAATCACACTGAGATGTCACCCCACACCCATGAGGGTGGCTATAATCAAAAGCAGAAATAAcaggtattggcgaggatgtggagaaaccggaaccttgtgcactgttggcgggaatgtgAAATGGTTGAGCCGCTATGGAAAAGGCTacggaggtttctcaaaaaaataaacacagaaataccATACGATCCACATATCCGacttctgggtatacacccagaagaactgaaagcagggtctctaAGAGGTATGTGTATtgccatgtttatagcagcactattcacaatagctaaaatgtgaAAGCAGTTCAAGTGTCCGTTGATAGATCACTGGATAATCAAAATGGGGGATATACCgaaaatgggatattactcagtcttaaaaaggagaTTCTGATCCAGGctacaacagggatgaaccttgaggacattatgtgaagtgaaataagccagtcacaaaaagacaaaagtgtatgattccacttttatAAGGTATTGAGAGGAGTAGAaatcagagagacagaagacagagtgGTGGTTTCTGGGGGCTGGTGGGAGAGTTATTATATAacaggtacagagtttctgtttcacaagatgaaaagagttcagGAGGTGGTGGTGATGAATGCACAACGTTATTAACAAATTAGAACTGTACATTTTCACATAAGGTGGATTTtaccacaggagaaaaaaatggggaaaaaattggGGATAAGACTTGCCCTGTCTAACTCAcagagatttaaataaaagatgagtaaatgagtaaaaaaaaaaaaaaaaacatacagccCACAAAAGGCTATACAGACGTAGGTATTATTGTCTGTGTACAGTATGGTAATATCCACGACTGTAAGGTCAGCATCTCAGTTTGGTACTTAGGGCCAGGACTCATCTGGACAAATGAAACGGACatttaatctttcaaaatttCACTTTAGCCAAGTGTCAATTACttcatcttcctttcttctatcTAAAacctactgtaaaaaaaaaaaaaaaagaaaaaaattgcaaaaccaACCCGCCAGGAAGTTAAATCAGATTTGAAATTCACTCTCAGAGTTAAGGAGTCTTCACAAAGTGGCCCAAAGGtggcagcagaggagagaggtgaAATGGATACAGCGTCTTTCAGCGGCTCTTGTATAAAAATCTTTTAGTATCTGCTGAGGGAAATCTGCACAGGGTTTGAGTCAGCTATTTCCCTTTAGCAGTAAGGCATAAACGTAATAGAAAACAGCAAAAGAGGTTTGGAATTAGTAAGGCATAAATGTaatacaaaacaatgaaagaGGTTTGGCATTAGAGGTGTGACTGAACAGCACTGTGAATGCaccaaatgccactgaactgtattctacagtgtttcattttatgttatgtgacaTTCGTCTCATCTTGAAAAGTATTAagtaaaaacagcagaagacaacTCACTTACcgaaggtttttttctttttaagcttccAATATTTGAGGGTAAATACTTAATgacaatgcatttttttaaaagtttatttatttattgcttcttggccttttggctaagatcgagtgtaaattttgtttatttgagagagagagagagagagagagagagagagtgttcaTGTGAccaagcaggcaaggggcagacagaaagggagagagactcccaagcaggctccgtgctgtaaGTGCACAGCCTGaggtgggactcgatcccatgaaccacgagatcaagacctgagctgaaatcaagacttgggtgcttaactgactgagccacccaggtgccccataaatggcaatgcattctattttctttctgatgtatagatgaaatcatatttttgaaataaatttttttaagagaagagttAAACTTTTGtgcaaaagttttaaatgccTCTCAAAATTCTTATTGGGAATACTCATTCACAATGACAAAAGCTCTTATTTTATAAACAAGTATGAACAAAACCCCTGATATATATAGTTATCCAAAACTGgctgatactttttaaaagaaggggtTAACCCATCAGCCGAACAttgcattttaaaacacatatgcTAGTTGGAAGTAGTAACATATTTTAGGAGGATGAAAAAAGATGTGTTTCTACTTTTTCTATATGGTT belongs to Acinonyx jubatus isolate Ajub_Pintada_27869175 chromosome A1, VMU_Ajub_asm_v1.0, whole genome shotgun sequence and includes:
- the PDZD2 gene encoding PDZ domain-containing protein 2 isoform X7, translated to MPGTDEPQDSCGPEEPKGNLESPKQGSSKMKLKSRLSGGVHRLESVEEYNELMVRNGDLRARMLEVSRDGRKHSLPQLLDSTGTSQEYQIVKKSTRSLSTTQVESPWRLIRPSVISIIGLYKEKGKGLGFSIAGGRDCIRGQMGIFVKTIFPNGSAAEDGRLKEGDEILDVNGIPIKGLTFQEAIHTFKQIRSGLFVLTVRTKLLSPSLTPCSTPTHMSRSSSPNFNTSGGSSAAGSDEGGSSSLGRKAPGPKDRIVMEVTLNKEPRVGLGIGACCLALENSPPGIYIHSLAPGSVAKMESNLSRGDQILEVNSVNVRHAALSKVHTILSKCPPGPVRLVIGRHPNPKVSEQEMDAVIARSTYQESKEANSSPGLGTPLKSPSLAKKDPLISDPEPAQYFAPGVPGPLSDFMVAGSEDEDHPGSGCSISEDGGLPPSTSTHKEPGKARANSLVSLGSQRASGLFHKQVTVARQASLPGSPQVLRNPLVRQRRVGCYDTDDASDEEEFDGEGDCVSLPGTLSGPSRSLPEDDCRQVLMTSSKVMSINNQEEHPQKTLVSKASSVPLLGSSLDLEESVPEGTGDTPSHSANLLASVAAPKGGPGRSGKKELSGSKSSPKLEYKADTGPQNLMRTDVSRSPQQKNDNLGSRHKPVARVSPHHKRPEADTRPSNSETENLADGADDPCIQATSGRETGTDFHPDGTVEKESLGKLTIEDGRVPSNWGPASAPCHPDAGHRTENLPESAPEQPRTGLDSPPDLIPTPEQKGAAHPEPSKTSMDTGPARRPEDRGEPVSPGVPESEDRCHVSLAQKSSASPEKMAAAPRDFGNLPAAPEANLPRKAAAHRGAGPEAEAASAASGVLSPDLVSQEERQRSPGHHGKALQATGVLVPANSPGSSLPKGTDSVSERAPQASPSLPSPADRAAGACGGVSGHCCPRESGGSPVTDIDTLIKELDASEPRLQSPQKGDRLSQVGRSQGQPPAGTGSGSSHHAEPVVGNQTPTLRRAWAAGQPPLPQWASQPSVLDSINPDKHFTVNKNFLSNYSRNFSSFHEDSMSLSGLGDSTEPSLSSMYGDAEDSSSDPESLAEAPRASTRNNWSPPHSRRSSHREDTTESEEEQIEICSTNGSPNPPSTTAHAPAQAAPCPVLAKVLPLKHSALSQVVGNPRERASFVPGNSCPSIPNSSQPFPLSDISSQEHELHADVRILQNPRPSCEEETMEATSTSSSVGNRQPPEAATHFHNPPVALGSLNTVDGLEHDLLGVETPNKKQETNVNATENQSPCSVHVPKNGESVLTNLHISESHELDELLQKPKMVSRRPIMAWFKEINKNNQGTHSQGKTEKEQPMAPSRSPDSKSQVLSSSQNSRKGIAVPNSSPQLKVNLENKDSPKKSSVETLLSNCQKPKSGPKLKRLSIKSKSKASSEAPAAHVAKAGGTDPRKPLISPQTSHKMLLKGASNQFHIDHEELDKNATAAPRSPQCALESRPPAAPGSLKPSVSETGITAFISPHASPRTLPEQGACGRSYVAFHSEPNRGCPVAPRSPKCGPETRAPPVASGNSASTATNGQEAPPPGQRERRTASRMDSAPEVAQSGVTDDKGGRIITGDPLERTNQLKIVEISSERTPKNACGDKLAESDRLRGFLAQSNCQEKSEIGFCHQSEETSSSHPPSLTSRASQVEQETQRSFSVAKLASSSSSPQLPTRKVDSSQGKSSQVSGSLGMTKNGTSAGPVPDDHPCFTPRPATRTYSMPAQFSSHFGREGHALHSPSRSHRDSQIPATSGGLLEAKAARGGGLGLANGQGVYSVRPLLETSRNLPTTDEGDVLSVRETSCLVMDKIKVTRRHYYSEQNYESTSFFSVKQRIKSFENLAHSDRLVARSGVSPFLSASSKPPIGRRSSGSIASGSLSHPSDPAARSLRRSLSSCSESQSEASTLIPQMTKSPSSTALTVSQQNPAEASNKGPDSDPKKSLSPSGIPTPTMTPASPVKRNKSSVRHTQPSPLSRSKLQELRALSMPDLDKLCSEDFSVGPTAVLFKTELEITPRRSLGSPAGGLNGSTALSCPMKRGDRACPGGSSPKASEPGAPSSAHHVGETTWDLPSGKGWSVNLDQLLVSAGDQQRLQSVLSSVGSRSTVPALIQEAKAQSENKEDVCFIVLNKKEGSGLGFTVAGGTDVEPKSVVVHRVFSQGAASQEGTVNRGDFLLSVNGTSLAGLAHGDVLKVLHQAQLHKDVLIVIKKGNDQPRSSTRQEANGKGLLSRKTSLLEPGVGRNVASHDALCVEVLKTSAGLGLSLDGGKSSMAGDGPLVIKRVYKGGAAEQAGTIEAGDEILAINGKPLVGLMHFDAWNIMKSVPEGPVQLVIRKHRNSS